From the genome of Marasmius oreades isolate 03SP1 chromosome 1, whole genome shotgun sequence:
AATGTCAAAAAGGGCTATTTATATTTCTCCGACTTACGGAAGAAAGGCAGTACTGAGCGCACATCAGATCAAGAACATTCGCGATAGACTGGTTTGAGCTTACTTGCACCAACAACACCCCCTGGAAGAAATGATCCGCTTTGTTGTGACGACAGGGCCTTAGTATGCACAGCCATTTGTACCACGTTGGCAATCAATGAATAATGAGCAATTTCGACGGCCTTGAAGTGGGGGATTAGAGAAGACTGCTCTTTCACATGAGATGCCCTTACTTTCGGTTTCCCTGCCATGAATTATCGAGTAGCCCGTGAGCCAATTCGAATTCTCGCATACAGTCCGATCTCACCTGTCGTTCCGCtcgagaaagaaaggaaggcACGTTTTGTTTTTGCTTCGCCCGTTCGTAACTTCCGTTCAAAAAATGTTTCTGGTTGGCTCGATCCGAAAGCAACCAAGTCGTTAATAGTGATCCTATCAAGTTTAGCACCAGGGGCCGGAATTATGACGACCCGATCATCAGAAAGGCCTGCTTTTTTGGCCGCGGTTAGCGCCGCTTGCATGAACGCGGAATGTACGACGATTAGTTTGGCCTTTGTAGCTGTGAGCTGGTAAACGAGTTCTTCCGAGGTATATGCAGGGTTGGAAGGGCTGAGACGCAGATTATTTTTAATCCATTCACTTTGGAGGCAAGAAACGCACGTTATAATTGCTCCAAGGATGTGAGCCGCCCAAATGGTGACTGGATAATCTGTCGGAGTGTCAAGTTTATGAACGACACATCAACGTTCAAGATACTCACCGACGTCGTTTGGGCTGAAAAGACACACTGAGGCGAGGATTGCGAGTTTTACACTGGCTGATggaatctggcagacttcacCTACCAACATCGTCTTCCTCTATAGATAGTACTGGGATGAGATTGATGGCAGATACGAAGCAAAGATAGACACACTAATGTTCCACCTCAAGCTCAAAGCATTGGCCAGACCACGCGTTCGACGGCGTAGCTGTAAGCGCATGAAAGTGAGTCGTGGGGGGAAACGCGCTACAACTCATTCCCAACTAACCTCCCGAAGATGAATGGGCCGTCCAGAGTGGTCTTCAATCAAACAAGGAACATGCTCTGGGCGAAGAGGACGTTGAGGATACTGGAAATCAAGGATGAACTGAGGAATGGTGAGGTCGTCGGGAATGTAAGGGAGAGGAGCAGCGTTAAGAGGAGAACGGAATTCGGTCATGATGCAGGGGAAAGGGATTGTGATCCATGTCTGGGAATGATTCTCTTTATAAGATGAATTGGGAGGATTGCGGGAGGAACTTGGTTGTCATACAAGGCCCTACACTACAGTATGCGGGAGTTTCTCGTACCTTTGATACttcaattctaaattctCAAACGTCtttaattcaaactccgccgcATCGTCGGTTCGATCGGGCACCCTGGTCTATTAGTTATATATTATAAGTAATAGCTGTTAATGAAGCTAGAGGGAAGTTTAATCTGGAAGATCATAGAAAATATGATAAAATATGCATGCCAAAAATTCTGAACCTTATAGGTGACAGCTGCACCGTGAGGCTGGATGTCGAGCGAGACGGCAGAGACGACGTCCGCTTAATTACATGCAACGTTAGAACAGCCCTATTAGTCTTTACCGCAGTTAGCGGGGCTATTTGCTGGCAACAGCTGGCATCAGAGTTGGCCGATATGTAACCGGAATCACGTTTGTGACATTTTCTCATCGCCAACTTGtcatggaagaagaggaagcggaACTCAGAAATCCCTTCCCCTCTCCGCCTTCCCACTATTATAATTATTCTAATCACAATCTTAATCTCCTTGCTATCTTCAAAGAACGCGCCGAAGATCCGTACACCGCCAGCCAACACCAAGTCCTTAGCGACCAGCCCGATGTTCCCGAATGGCCTCTCATCCAGCTCGAGAAACCACGCGTAGATTGGATCCTAGAAGACGAAGAGCCCTATTACGATGTATTTGGAGATAGGTGGTATGTGAGTAACGCGTATGTTTATTTATCATCGACCAAAGCGTACAATTGTTACCCGCAGGTCAAGGATAGAATTCCCTCTCTTGCAGAACTCGGTGGGACCCAGCTTTACCCTGCGGACCCAAGCATCGGTATGCGCACATCCATACCCCAACTCTACTGTCCAGTGATTCGACAGAAATGTACTAGACCGGCGACCCGCACTCCAATCAGTGTTACGATCCATGCTCGTAACATATTCCTCTCTGACGTCGTCACTTCTGGCACCCCCTCCAACAACCTCTGCCACCACTCCACCTGCTTGGAGGCAACACGTTGAATGGCTCACTGTTTTAGCGCAAAATCTCATGGCAGCTGCTAATGACCTTCGGCCCGTTCAGGTGCAGTACAACTACAGCATGCGGTGCCGAATGAAACACTAACAGCAGAAATATCTAGGCCCGAGTCCATCTCGAACTCATGATGAAGAGACAGTTAGAGTTGCGACGCGAAGAAACTAACGTTCTTAATAGAAAATGCGACGAGTTGGAAATTAAACTCGCCGAGCTGCGTACTTCTCTCAATGATCTCAAGCAGGCCGACAAGTCCTTAGACGTACGTGCTCCAGTCCCAGTCGATATGCCGTGATTCTTGCCTCTGATGAGTTTCAATACTAGGTCAAACCTCTTGACGATGTTCCCCCAGAACCGACATTAACCGCCGAAGATGTGTATCGATGGGCAGAGGAAGTACGATAATCTTCGAATTGGAATGTGTACTATTGGCTGTATTTTACTGACATAATGTTGAATCACGTGCCCAACGATGAACGAATTTTGAACGTGAACAGCTGTTTTTCCTCCCTGCGAGATACGTACACCTCACCCGCCGGAGTGACGACTTCGACCTCGTCGCGAATCGAAGAAATGGGCCTAGATGGCCTGATTCTGGCCCTTTCGAGGGCTTTCTTGATGTCGTCCTCCATCTTGTTCTCGAACGGAGACCAGCCAAAGTAGCGCATCACTCGATCGCCTCTCTTTTCCACTTTTGTGAAATTCAGACGTCGGAAGGAGGGGAGGGATATCAGCCGGGCGATTAGCGATGTCTACTCCATTTGTGATTTGAGTAAGTATTACCACTGGTTTGGTAGGTTACTCACAACCACATCACGTTCGTCCACACCAAAATGAACATCCTCCCACTTCAAACTCACAGAGACAAAGACTAACTTCTCAAATCCGTCGAAGATGTCCACGTTTTGCAGCCCGATGGTCCATGGCCCTTCGTAAACAGACCCAACATGAACTTCCTGGAGGGATTCACGATGATTATGAAGGGTTCTGCGGTAGAAAATATCGACTCGCTGGTTGTCATCCGAAAGTCCGTTATAAGGGGCAGAGAGCTTCTCCAATCCAGAAAACGAGTCAAGGTAGGACATCAACTCGTCTTTGACGGAGTGGCATGAAATGTTACGAAGAATGATATTCTCCCTCAGGAAAACTTTCCATACACCAGGATAATCTGCGAAATGGCCGCAAAGCTCCAATGAAGAAAGGGTCCGTATATGAGCCAGTAAATCGGGATCCGAAAAATCGGCAAACCACCCATGTAAATGGAGGGTTTTCAGGGGAAGCAACTGGTGCTTAGTGCTACGGAAAAGGTCGCCGAGCGCGACATTACGCCCTCCGATGGACGAGAAGTCGTCGAGTTTTAAATGAATAATGTGGGGATTGTGAATGAGAAGATCAGAGATGGACGAAAGAAATTTATCCCCAGATAGGGAACGACCAATTACGATGAGTTTCCTCAACCTACCGGTATTGAAAAAGTGGAGCGGTATACAGCGTTGTGATTTTTGGTAGAGGGTATGATATGAATGGTCCTCCAAGGTCAGATCGGATAGGAGAGGGAGATTAGCGAGAGGCTGGAAGATCAACCGATGAAACCAGTCCGGATCGTTGGTGATCATTACATGCAATCTGGGCATATCTGAGCGGAAACCATAGAAAATAATGAAAACAAGCTCTCACCGAACCGAGACCAGTCCTTGAAGTGCAGACAACGCTGCAGGAAGCAGATTAGGCAATGTTTCCCTGGAGAGCTTCTGTACGTCGCTGTTAAGTGGTTGCGCGAGTGTTCCCCAAGGTCCCAGTTTGATTTCTAGGTTCTGTATAAACTTGGATGACGGGGTCTGAGAGTTCAATTCGCGGAGAAGCATCAATGCTGCATTGAACTTGGTGACATCGAGAACGGCGCATCTTCGACCTTGTGTGGTCTTAATGGTGTCGACGGGCCCAATATCAATCACCAAGGTATGTGTAGCCCAAAATACTCGTTGGGCTGCTTGGTTAATGTACTTGCTGACTAAACGGAAGTTCCTGAGGTCGCCTCTGATCTATGTAGACAATATGTAGAAGGACGAATAATGTTGATCATGGATAATTtgatcatcatcctcatgaaTTGCAATGAAGGCTCACCCACGAAGCTATCTCCTCCAGCACTTCAACAGGACAACGCTCTAAGGTCGACATGTTCAAGTTTTGCTGACAGAGCTAATCTTCGAGCTGCCAGTGAATGGCACGCGATCCCTAATATCAATAGTAACTGTTTCCCGCAGCACTGCTTTGGTATTCAATGCCGCTATGCTTGCCATGATTGACATTCTACAGTAACTAATAAATGTCAGCATATGACCAGTGTGCAGCACTTATCCGTTTCTagggaaaatggaaagatgGGAGAGAGGTGGTAACCTCTCGAGTTGTGTTTCAGGGTCCTGAGGCAATACTCGggataagataagatgagATGAGATAAGAAAGTTACCGCCTCATATTCGCCTCACATTACCTCAACTCCAATCCACAATGTCAACGCGTCGAAGAATTGGAGTCAGCGCTGCTACAACCGAGGCGGCTCGCCGACAGCTCATGCAGCCTGTGACATGCTGGGAAAAACAATGGGTTACTCCAGAAAACGCCTCAGTTGATTCTACTTTCAAAATTTATAAGTGGGTCAAAACCGACAAAGTTCAGGCGAGTCACAGTATACGTTTTTCGTATAGCGTTCCCTCTCAATTTTATATAGCAATTCAATGACGATGACGGTGGTGTTGACGATCCTCTTGCACCTCTCCCTGACGAACCCGAAGTTGTGGAtgtcgaagacgaagaacaGGACAATGCCGCTGAAACGCAACCAACGCAACCTCCAACAGAAGCTCCAAGTCGTGATCCGGACCCTGAACAGGAATTGAATGTTGACATTTCGAAACCCCCTTCCCCAAAACCTCAGCTTATTATGACTACTGCTGAAGATAATATCGGGGTAGATGACAACCCCGACGCTTTAGTCGACACATCACTCAAACCCATGGATACCAATTCAGACAACGTTGTTGAGAATCCCTTGACCGGGGCGGCCTCCATGCAACTCGACATATCTGGCCTGGGACCAGATGGGCTTGAATTAGAAGAGGCACATGAGTTGAGTCAAATTGAAGGAGCAGATACATTGTTAGGAGGTCCTATTATGGACAACACCATGGACCCGTTCTCTTCTGAGGATACGATAATCCAATGAAAATGTGGTTTTGTTTCCGTTTCCTTCTTGAGACAAGACGTCGAGCTAATTTCTATCGTCTAGAAGGTACACTTACTCTACAACACCGCTGGGCCGTGCTCTAGTACGACGATGCTAATTGGGTATTCGGCCTCCAGTACCGTTTTGGACTTGTGGCAGCCGATTTGGTTCCCTATCAGTATGTTGAGCTCTAGTCGAAAGCTTTGGGTCGTGTACCCCAGAGTCGGGGCGTGATTTGGTTGGGTACAAGAACTACTAAACGGCTTGGATCACGATTGATGCAGGATGctgttctttctttcccatAAAATATTAATATTACTGCCAGCGTGTATTTATAGCCATATCTCGTCTGTTAGACTTCGCCAGCCTTACAGCAGTACTAAGGATAAGCACCGATGAGTACTAGTTCCTGCGGTTCCCTTGTGGGACCATACTACGTAATCTATCTGTCTATCTATCTGCCACAACCTTCGATCGCTTTACATCTGCGTCATGTTTAACTCTCTTCCCAAACCCGATAAAAGCCGTTGTGCTGTATGCTTTCTTTCAGTTTCAAGAAGGCGAGAATCTTCAACGTTGTGGTCGTTGTAGAACGGTTCCTTATTGCTCTGTGACTTGGTAAGTAGCGCGTATTCGCCTTCGGCTCATTGGATTTGACTATCACAGTCAAAGACAAGATTGGAGTTCTCATAAGAAACAATGGTGGTCCTCTCTGCTTCTTTTGTACGACATCGAGACTGAAATGCTGTTATGATAGCCTAACATTTCTGGCGGATAAAGTCATGAATTACAAAGGAACAACTTTCGGGGAGAAAGCACCCAAAGGCAAAGCATCAAAAGGCAGACGGACAAGGTTAATGCGTATTGTCCCCTCATTATTTATCGAATCTCAAAAGCAAATGCTACATGTAGAGGTGAGATCATCAGTGATCTAAGTAAATGTGCAAATCAACACAACGGGTGCGTACAGTAGTTTGCACTCTCCGGACTCACCTTGCCAACGACCCCCTTCTCAGCGACACCTTCGCCGCTGTGTGCTGGCAAGCCATGGATCTCGTGAGGAACATATCTAAATCCCGAACACATTTCATGGCTTTGACCTTGAAACGGAACCTCGAGAGCTCTGATCCACTCACTATGTACTCCCTAATTGATGCCGATGTTCTCCCTCTCACCGTCCTGGAGAAGAAATTTGAGCATGCAGCGCTCCCCGACCCTGTGATAGGACAATCGACCAATCCAATTACTATTCTGCAGAAGGACGACGAAGAGCGCAAAAGGAACGGACATCTTGGATCAGTTCTCGTGGTGTCCGTGGAACTTGCGGAAAGCGAAATGAAGAAGACGCCAGAACAGGCTGTGCGTGAGGTAAGTCTTTGGTTCGATTTaattttcttgtttttcGTTAAACTAAGCACGTTTCAGACTACATGTCCTACCTTCCAGCCTTTAGGCTTGTTTAAAGAAAACAAGAGGTCGTTCGAAAGGCTGGTATGTCATTTTTACCTGTGACGGATCGTGTATACCGTTTTTACTGAACTCTCTTTCACCAGCCAACACTGCCGAAACCAATTTGGATGGTTTGTTTGAAAAACGCTCTGGACGGAAACGCGTATGCAATGAATGTCCAGCCACGGCCATCACCTCCTTGAGCTGGTACTAAATGATAGTCTACCGTAGACTCAATATCAAAGTCTAGCCAGATATCCCGACTTGTTAGACCTTCCATAGACCCTTTACGATTACATCTTCCAAAACTGCGTTCACGAACCCTCAGCCTGCGGTACGAGCTATGCCGTAGTTGAAACGCAAACAGTGCATCCAAACCGTACAAGGCAACCCCGGTATTGGGTGACATGGTTGAGGAGAGGGCGGAGGACGAACCAGGAGGTGGAGAGGAAACTGAGGGGGGCTGTTGGTGGGGTTGTAAATATGAGTGCTGGTTTGAGTGTGCCGCTAGAGAGGAAGGACATTGACATCAAGGAGAGCACAGAAACAACTGCAGGTTCCAATCTTGGACGCGACGGAATAATTTCACATCATCAATTATTTGTCCTATCTGAATTGACAGCAGATTATTTTATGAGGGTATGTCGATCACTCGTATCTGCGTGGTGTATAAACTCAGGTCATCAACAGTCTGAGAACATACAGCCTGTAGTTTGTACCCGATCTGGTGACGGGAAGAGTGGAAGCTTCTGGACTTCCCTACGGAGAGCCTTAATCGACGAGATCGTTTTCAGAAAACCTTGGCTCTCCCTCTCACGTCGTGTATGCCTCACACCGCGTTCTGAGCTCGTTAACACGGTGACCTCTTCGACTCTTGATCCGGTGTTTGGAAGTTGGAACTCGCTTTCTATGCCAGTGTTGTTTTGCGAGACGGCAGCTGTGACGACGATGTCCCCGGCCGTCACATATTTTTGACGCCACCTCAAGGCAAGCCAATCGATGGCTCGAGTGCAGATTGTCGGAGGACCCGTTGTGCGTGTTTTTTAGGTTCACAAATTCGCTTGTTGACTCATCAAGGGCGATGAACAGAAGGCCGCGCCGAGTTTGAGAGGGTGGCTACGGCGTTGTATTCTCATGTGGCAGAGTCCCTTCATAGGGCTTAGTACTCTGAGCGTGGTTTCCCAATGATAGACATCGCTGGAAGAGCGTGTCACGGAACAGGTTAATGTCAATTGCATGAGGCTGCATATCTGATCGATCGAGGTGGGGCCTACACGTACAGTCACCCCGGCATCCTGTTCATGTGTTTGACCCATGCCTCTCAATCTCCTCTCGCGATACATCGGTCCTCGAAGTCGCCGTTGTCTTGATCAAGGCCCATCGGCGTCTTCTTTCGCACCTGGAAGCGTTTCCGCTTGCGTATTATGGGTGACAAAGGGTAGTTGAACGGGACCAAATGAAACCAAATTTGAGGTGTAGTCCTCCACCACACCTTAGAACAAGACTCGACATCCTCCGAGCTACCAATCCCCCCAAATCTCCAAGTCCAAATTCCGAACGGTTAGAGACAGCGAAGGCTGTAAGCATATGGTACTCTGAATACCCCGATTTTGAAGCTCTGAACATTCCCTTCGACAGATGTCAGAAAAAATTCCACCAGTTCTAAACGTACTTGCCAGTGACGGCGTGTTGGATGCAGCGAGTGACTCGGCGGAGACCTTGACCAATGTGAGCCTTGACCTCCGCTTCCTCATTAGCGTACTGTACTAATACTCATTGCAACAACCCCTCCACAGGAGCAGAAGTTCGACCTCGGATCAGACTGGGGCGAGGACCCCCTTCACTCCGATATCTACCGTTGGTACCAGGGCCTTTGCACATGTAACCACTTTTCCAACGGCAAGGATCCCACCAAGATATCAAAACTCCAGGTCTGGAGTCGTAACCGATATTCCCAAAGGCTCACCCATCGGTTCGTTTTACTGCACATGGCGGACGATACTGTACACCGACTGGATAGGCGCGCCACCACACAAGGGAATCCCGGCTTGCTCTCCGGTCTATCCATGAGAACACCAGGGGTAACCTCTACAGACGAGATGGTCATCAACAtcgatgatgatctccaaaAGAATATGGCCAGGAATAATCACCTCGAGGTCGAGATCCAGCTAGAGGGTAAAGTTGACTTGCTCATCGTGCTGTTAACGTGTTATCAGATATCCCATCATTCCCGGGCGAGGAGATACGACCTGAGGGATTACAACTGCTTCTTTTATTCGTGGACAATCTTGATGATCGCTGCACGACGTCTCTTGGATATCGTGACCCCTTCGAAAGACGAGCTCATGGAGCGCTTCCGTCGCAAAGAGCACCTACACATCCTTGCAGAATCCGTCGTGGGGTTGGCGGTACGGACGCTACGGGACTTGGTCCTCGCAGCTGTCGGTGTCTTCAGAGAGCAGCAACAAGGCGACACCGATGAGGGGAAGCACATCAGAGAAGGGATGAGTATCATTGCTCGAATGGTTTGGGGACTACCGAGTGGGGTCCTCGAGACGTTCGGCAAGTTGGTACTTAACTCCAAACTCCCATCGAATCTACGGGATACGTTACTCAAACAGATAAAGGAGGTGGTCACCGAAAAGGCGCCTGACGTGTACAAGCAGGTCCTTGACCATATCGACATCCCTCGGGCTGCACGTGACCGTTTGTGGGTAAATGAGGGCGTCAAGGAAATCGTTCGGCGTGAAGTCGAGAAATCACTGATTGAGCAGCTGTGGCCGGCTGTTGTTGACGCTATTGCTGTTGGATTTGGGCAGGATGTCCACTCGGCAAAAGATATAGCACAGAATGTCGTTGCCACGAAGTCCTGGTGGCAGCAAGTTGCTGGGACCAGAACTGCTCAGCTTTGGGCTGTTCAGACCGCCGCTTTACATGGTGGTTTGAAGGAGGTAAAGATTACAGCACTAGCGGAGGTGGACAGAATCAAGGCGGAAGCTCAGTCGAATGCCCCAGATGATCCTTCCGAACAGTTGAAGCTACTGAATGCAGGGATGTTTGATTTGGCTTGGAATAGTGCTCGAGACGGGGCCCTACGCTTTGCGAAGGATGCTGTTCAGGCGACTAAATCTACGCTGCATCCAGGACACCTTGAGTCCAGGGAAATCATGTGGGAGACGATCTGGGGAGTGTGGGACAAGTGTTGGGAGAAGGCTTGCAAAGATGCAAGGACTAAGGCCCTAAACACACTTGATACCGTCGTGCAGGCTGTCCTCAATGCCAGTGTCAAGGTTGTACTTGTTGAGCTCGGCGTCGGAGAAAGCCAGCCCACTGTCCGTGTTCGTAGGCCTAAGAGAGTGTTCGATATCGAGTTGAGCCCGGTAGGTCCTCAATTTGACGTCCTATTGCCAACGGTGCTGACAAAACATCCAAATTCCAGTCGATTTGGGATGAGGAGCCCTCCATGACAGGTCTAGCGCTGCAGCAGTACATGCAAgtgttgatgaagaaggcgaAACTAGGCAGTCCTGATATTTTACAGCACACCATGGCCGAGATATGGAAAGATATCGCAGCCGCCGATTTTGATTTCGGCAAGATTAAGATTGTGCAGTGAGGGTCGATACCACACGCCAACTTTGTACCCAAGGGATACAGGTAAAGCGCGTATTATGTCTTCAGGCTTGAATACTTTGCAATTAATGGCAACGAGTAAAAATTTGCGGCAAACCATTTAGTGTCTCAATCTGATAACAGCTACGTCAAGTGTGTGAGCTACTGCGGCCACTGCGGATGAGGGTTCTTTTAAGCGCTCACCTCGTTTTTTAAAGAGAGTGAACGAGAGAAAGATTTCTGTTACCGTCGACATGATCAGACTCAGATATCGAGTATTCCATGAACAACCTCACCTTTTCTTGGGCGGGGCCTCGGTCGTCACCTCCGCCTTTGCTTCGACCACTCTCCCGTCATTCCTCCCTTTGCTACTACACCTCACCATCGTGCTTATTTATGCTCCCAAGGTCCTTTCTCGTAGCCCTTTCACCGGAATCACCTCACTCTGGTTTGGTTTATCCATAGGCCGGTCGATCTCATGGTTCACCCCCTCTCTGCACACGTTAGACACACCTGGAATATCGGTTCTAGTACTCCTCGGGCAATCCTTTGCCACATCCGCTATCTCATTGACAGCGGTTCTCATTTACGCTCGATTAAGGACACGCGTTTCATCAGGGCTGGCCCAACTGACCCTTTTCCCTGCACTTTGGGCGTGTATATGGTGTGCTGCTGCCTACATCAGTCCTGTAGGTTATCTGACCTCCTGGAGCCCTGTCAACGGCATCGAGTATTATGACTGGATCATCCCTTTTGTGGGTCCCGCAGTCAAAGACTGGTTGGTTGCTGCGTGGGCGGCGATTTGTTCGCAGATGGTTGAAGAATGGATAATGGGTTCACAGCTACCAGAAGAAGCCCCTCTGATACCTGACTTGGATCGCTCCCCGCAAAGAAAATATCCTAGAGGAAGTGCAAAGTTGATACTAGCTTCATTTTTAGTCGTTCTCgcctttccatctttctttttcaACGACCTCCCGCTACCAGTAATCTCCTCAGAGACTACGCCTTTCACTGTTGGATGTGTTCttcctccctttcagagatacaaGGACTATAACCCCACTTTGGAAGATTATATTCGTGAATCCTCGACACTCGCTCCCCATGCAAACCTTTTATTGTGGCCCGAAGGGGCAGTCTCTTTCCAGGACGAAGCAGAACGAGAAGCAAAGTTGAGTGTAGTCCGTGGGAGGGTTCTTGGAGCTTGGGTTGGGGTCTCTTTCGAAGAGACGTACCACGATCCACAAGGCTCGAGGGGTGAAAGAGGAATCAGACGTACCGGTATCGCACTCGTGTCGAGCAGACAAAATGAAACTCATTTCATTTACTACAAGCGACATCTCGTACCGAGTGAGTGACGCCTCGTCTCTTATGTTTTACACGAGCTTGCTTATTCTTTCAATGGCGTTCAGTCGCAGAGTCATTTTCCTTGCGCTCATCCAGTGAACCGCCAACTATCCATACTCTCGACCTACAGAAGCCAAACTGGATGAAAATTCCAAAGGGTGATTGGGCTCCGGCACCGAAATTTACACGTCCAATTCCCGTTACTGCTTCGATATGCCTGGACCTTGCATTCCCGCTACATTCATTGGATTCAAGGCCAGCTCTGATTCTGGCTCCCGGTCGAACTTGGGACGTGACTGTCGCGGAGGTTATGTGGAAACAAGCGAAGCTGCGTGCGCATGAACTCGGAAGTGCAATCCTTTGGTGCGATGGTGGAGATAGGGGTGTAAGTGGAGTTGCTGGCGAAGGTATCTCAGAATCCGTTCAAGTGGGGCATGGGTCATGGGTCAGGAAGATCGCCTTGCCCTACCCATTCGACGAACAGCCGACTCCTTACGGAAGAGGCGGAAATTATCTTGTTCTAATCTTGATGTGTTTACCTCTCGTCTTTTCATTACCGGTTGCGTCCACTGGATTCCTTCCGGGAAGTGGGATTAGACGAGTTGGCTCAGCTCTTCAAAGTTTTTGGCAAAGAAGGATCAGGAGTAGTGAACTTGAAGAAGATTTAATCTGAAGTTAAAGTCTGCCCCGGTACTTGTTTCTGTACGATCAGTGTAGCACCCTTTAATGCCTCTGCATTGTTGCAAACACATTTTTCTGTGAAGTTCGATCGCAGAGTCGGAAGTTCCGGGCTGAGAGCAAGCACGAGGCTTTAACCGGACACACCTTGTACACGCTCAACCTGCTCTTAGTTTCCTCAAAATACGAGGATAGTGGAACTCAGGTATAGCCCTTTTGCCCCATATCTCTTTTGATTTTTCTGATTATGGCCGGTCCATCAGGCGCCCCATCGCAGACCAAGTTTCGTAGTCCAGGTTCTCGTTCGGTCTCTGAATCGAGCAACGACGACACCGACTGGGTAGACATCACTCACGCCGACTTACCTATTAAGCTTGACGACCCAATCTGGCGTAATCATCCTTCCCTCTCACTCAACACATCAGTCGCCGTCGTCAACGACCGCACCGACAATAGGTCGATTTCTGAATCTCTAACGCTCACCCTTCGACCTGATTCATCAGAACCTCCTTATAATCATCCCCAGCACGTCCGTTCGCGGCTTTCGTTAGGAGTTTGGAAGAACTTTTCTAAAGTATCACTACAGAGCCCTCAATCCCTCTCTCACCGTTTCTCCAAGGCTTTACGTCGAAATTCGACAAAGGGCGACACACATTCTGTTCTTGACGATTTTCCGGTTCCACCATCACACCTTCCAACTCCAGTTACACCTCTTTCTGCAGGGCAGCCCGTTTCTTACGTGTGGCCCTCTAAGAAGACTTCAGCGAATAACTGCAATACCAAGGCATTGAAGCACGACGCAAAACAGCCAGCCGTTTCTCATCCCATAAAGTTGACTGCCAATCCCCTGAAGACATTGGCAAAAGTATTCTCCTTCAACTCCCGACATCATACTCAAACAGAAGTTCCTGTGACCTCTGTTGTGCCTCAAGATCCGCCTACTCAACGCGAAGTTATTGAGATTTTAGAGCCCCTTCCAGAAGCACCAGACGAAGAAACGCCAATTGAGGTCAATTCCGAGGCACCCTTAAATCCTACTAATTCCATTTCATACGAATTCGTCGATCCTCGTCAACTTTGCCCTGAACCGTCCCCTTTA
Proteins encoded in this window:
- a CDS encoding uncharacterized protein (BUSCO:EOG0926587S), which gives rise to MEEEEAELRNPFPSPPSHYYNYSNHNLNLLAIFKERAEDPYTASQHQVLSDQPDVPEWPLIQLEKPRVDWILEDEEPYYDVFGDRWYVKDRIPSLAELGGTQLYPADPSIDRRPALQSVLRSMLVTYSSLTSSLLAPPPTTSATTPPAWRQHVEWLTVLAQNLMAAANDLRPVQARVHLELMMKRQLELRREETNVLNRKCDELEIKLAELRTSLNDLKQADKSLDVKPLDDVPPEPTLTAEDVYRWAEEVR